From Nicotiana tabacum cultivar K326 chromosome 15, ASM71507v2, whole genome shotgun sequence, the proteins below share one genomic window:
- the LOC107831870 gene encoding 16.9 kDa class I heat shock protein 1 codes for MASSIGPWVGGGRRRGAADWDMISDPFSYDLWDPFDYGLSGGLSGWGLGGRRGGEDDVSALAHANVDWRETDTAHVFRVDLPGVRKEDLKVQVEDGNILEISGERVKEEEQVDDKWHRVERRRGKFMRRFRLPKNANAEEIKCGLEHGVLTVNVPKKETQVFTRNVRAIDVA; via the exons atggctTCATCAATAGGACCATGGGTGGGAGGTGGACGTCGACGAGGAGCTGCAGATTGGGACATGATTAGTGATCCTTTCTCTTATGATTTATGGGACCCTTTTGATTATGGGCTGAGTGGCGGATTGAGTGGCTGGGGGCTCGGCGGCCGTAGAGGCGGTGAAGATGACGTCTCTGCTTTGGCTCATGCTAATGTTGACTGGCGTGAAACCGACACTGCTCATGTTTTTCGTGTCGATCTTCCTG GGGTGAGGAAGGAAGATCTGAAGGTGCAAGTTGAAGATGGGAACATACTTGAGATAAGTGGAGAGAGAGTGAAAGAAGAGGAACAAGTGGACGACAAGTGGCACCGTGTGGAGCGCCGACGAGGGAAATTTATGAGGAGATTCCGGCTTCCAAAAAATGCAAATGCAGAAGAGATCAAGTGTGGGCTTGAACATGGTGTTTTGACTGTAAATGTGCCAAAGAAGGAAACACAGGTGTTTACAAGAAATGTTAGAGCCATAGATGTTGCTTAA
- the LOC107831871 gene encoding NAC domain-containing protein 17-like encodes MKMLELTDSDSFACFGSAKNVFPPGFRFHPTDEELVLYYLKKKICRKRILLDAIAETDVYKWDPEDLPDLSKLKTGDRQWFFFSPRDRKYPNGARSNRATKHGYWKATGKDRIITCNSRAVGVKKTLVFYKGRAPVGERTDWVMHEYTMDEEELKRCQNVHDYYALYKVFKKSGPGPKNNEQYGAPFREEDWVDDECPSTKASVRLVDDERPSAKASVRLVDDERPSAKASVRQDTSAKHVNEAPSVDGGLEEFLNNIAADAVFVEPLCVDYDYALEQLVLEEDTESTLLDHSSGEINFPNHSAVISPSCQQYHAKESFDLTQSGTSQLQLHEAPEVTSAPVSREQQCHVVEEDFLEDYLEMNDLLGPEPSIQNFDNPELGVKNFDEAGPSGQNFDKPAGNFEDLQFDYLDGLTEFDLYHDAPLLLDDIRTTDVGQITEPYMNNFVNGAVNPVSTTYLSTFQNEMVNHQPMYLNNGEQISNQLWTHDQRFNIYNPIEANQLVVPPATSGVVYDSNLANHHMGANQNQIVRQDNGTPSWFSSQLWAFVDSIPTTPAAAAESPLVNGAFKRMSSFSKLRINARNMNVVAGNTVTSSSLGNSKNGVFYFSFLGILCAILCVLVGTYVKVLGRYISS; translated from the exons ATGAAGATGTTGGAGTTAACTGATTCGGACTCGTTTGCATGTTTTGGGTCGGCAAAGAATGTGTTTCCGCCGGGATTTAGGTTTCATCCGACAGACGAGGAACTTGTACTGTATTACTTGAAGAAGAAGATATGTCGGAAGAGGATTCTGCTGGATGCCATCGCTGAGACTGACGTGTACAAATGGGATCCTGAGGACTTGCCTG ATCTGTCTAAATTAAAAACTGGGGACCGGCAGTGGTTCTTCTTTAGCCCCAGAGATCGAAAGTATCCTAATGGAGCACGGTCAAACAGGGCAACAAAGCACGGGTATTGGAAAGCTACGGGAAAGGATCGAATTATTACGTGCAACTCACGTGCTGTTGGAGTTAAGAAGACCTTAGTCTTTTATAAAGGCCGAGCACCAGTGGGCGAGCGGACAGACTGGGTGATGCATGAGTATACTATGGATGAAGAAGAGCTGAAAAGGTGTCAGAATGTCCATGACTACTATGCGCTTTACAAGGTCTTTAAGAAAAGTGGGCCTGGTCCTAAGAATAATGAGCAGTATGGTGCACCTTTTAGAGAAGAGGACTGGGTCGATGATGAATGTCCAAGTACCAAAGCCTCTGTCCGCCTGGTTGATGATGAACGCCCAAGTGCCAAAGCCTCTGTCCGCCTGGTTGATGATGAACGCCCAAGTGCCAAAGCCTCTGTCCGCCAAGACACTTCGGCAAAGCATGTTAATGAAGCTCCTTCTGTAGATGGTGGACTTGAGGAGTTTTTGAATAATATTGCAGCTGACGCTGTGTTCGTTGAGCCACTTTGTGTAGACTATGATTATGCCCTAGAGCAGCTTGTACTTGAGGAAGATACTGAAAGTACCTTGCTAGATCATTCGTCAGGGGAAATTAATTTTCCCAATCATAGTGCTGTGATTTCCCCAAGCTGCCAGCAGTACCATGCGAAGGAAAGCTTTGACCTGACACAGTCTGGCACATCACAGCTACAGTTGCATGAGGCACCAGAGGTCACATCTGCTCCTGTTAGTCGTGAACAACAGTGCCATGTGGTGGAAGAGGATTTCCTTGAAGATTATCTGGAGATGAATGACCTTCTTGGTCCAGAGCCAAGCATTCAGAACTTTGATAACCCAGAGCTGGGTGTTAAAAACTTTGATGAGGCCGGACCAAGTGGTCAAAACTTTGATAAGCCTGCTGGAAACTTCGAGGATTTGCAATTCGATTACTTGGATGGGTTGACAGAATTTGACTTGTATCATGACGCGCCCTTACTTCTTGATGATATTAGAACAACTGATGTGGGGCAAATTACTGAACCATACATGAACAACTTTGTGAATGGTGCCGTAAATCCTGTTTCAACAACGTATTTAAGCACTTTTCAGAATGAAATGGTGAATCACCAGCCAATGTACTTGAATAATGGAGAGCAGATTAGCAATCAACTGTGGACACATGATCAAAGGTTTAACATCTATAACCCCATTGAGGCAAATCAGTTGGTTGTTCCTCCAGCTACATCAG GTGTTGTGTATGATAGTAATTTGGCAAATCATCATATGGGCGCAAATCAGAATCAAATAGTCAGACAGGATAATGGTACACCGTCATGGTTCTCCTCTCAGTTGTGGGCCTTTGTGGATTCTATACCTACCACTCCTGCTGCAGCTGCTGAAAGTCCTCTTGTTAATGGGGCCTTTAAGCGCATGTCTAGCTTTAGTAAGTTGAGAATAAATGCCAGGAACATGAATGTTGTGGCAGGTAATACTGTAACTTCAAGCAGTTTGGGCAACTCTAAGAATGgggttttttatttttcttttcttggaaTACTTTGTGCAATCTTATGTGTGTTAGTAGGAACATATGTTAAAGTCTTGGGGAGATACATATCCTCTTAA